The Methanobrevibacter sp. DNA window CCCCAAATTCTTTTCTTTCATTGTCCAAAACAATAATTCCTGCATTTTTACAAGTAGTTATAACACTATCAATTCCAGGATAAAAATCATGATTTTCTGGTGTGAATATAATCGGCATGTTAACATCTTTTAATGCCAGAAAGTCATCTTTTTCAACAACAGAAGAGCCATCAGCAAAATCACCAGAAATAATTGCTAATTCACAAGTGTTTTCCAAGTCTTTTAACTTATTAGCTAAAGATTGAATAAGTTTTTTGTGACGTACAGATCCAAAATGAACATCAGACAAATGCACAATGTCAATATCCCTTTCAATATTATCCAATTTTAAAGTTTTCTCATTGATAACTAATTTATGAGCATTATAGAAATTGTATATGGCCAAAATAGGCACAATCAATATCAAACCTAAAATAATTTCAAAAGGCAGTTTAACAAACATTCCAAGAGTATAAATAACCACAATATCTATTAATAACATTAGAGATGTCCACATCCAAACACCATCAATTGTTGTTAAGAATCTTCTAACAACAGTAGATTTTTTTGATTCAAAAAACATTGGAATAAAATGCAATAATCCAATCACAACTGCAAGAATAATCAAATATACATCACTAACTCCACCAAAAAGCATTAATAAATATTTTAGTAAAAAGAACTGAAATATCATATAAAATGGAGTAATAAATAGTATCCTTCTTGTTCTAAAACTCATAAATTTAACACCAATAATCTATTATACCCCATCAAATATTTAAACAATTAAAACAAATGTTAGAAATGTAAAAAATATCGGAGGCGAGTGGATATGAAAAATGATAACAAAAAAGCAGAAATCAAAACAACTAATCAAAAGCAACAACTACAAAAAACTGAAGATAAAGAATGTGCTGAATGTGTCATTTTAAAACCTGTTGGTTATCCATTTGAATTTGCATTGATGGATGAACATATCGAAATTACCAACAAAGAATTATTCGAAGAATATGCTCGTGAACAATGGTTAGGATTAGTTGTAAAAGAAAAATCACATTTATTCGATCAAAAAATTATTCCAGATTACGGTTTTGAAGTGATTAAAGCAAAACCTGATAACTCAATAATCTCTGAAACAACAAGAATCAAACTTATTGCCGATGAATTGGAAAATAAAAAGGATAAAAAACCATTTAAATCCAATATACTTATTTCAGATATTGTTGGTCAAGTTAATGCAAAAAACAAGCTTAAAGTTATAAGAAAATATTTGGAGAATCCTGAAAAGTTTGGACCATGGGCTCCTAAGAACATATTGTTTTACGGACTTCCAGGTACTGGTAAAACTATGCTTGTTAAAGCACTTGCCAATGAACTTGAAGTTCCATTGCATTTAATAAAAGCAACATCATTAATTGGAGATCATGTTGGAGATGGTGCATCTAAAATCCATGATTTATTCAAAAAAGCTAGTGAAAATTCACCATCAATAATTTTCATAGACGAAATTGATGCAGTTGCACTCCACAGATCATTCCAGTCACTGAGAGGAGATGTTTCAGAAATCGTAAACTCCCTTTTAACAGAAATGGATGGAATCAGCGAGAATGAATATGTCATAACCATTGGTGCTACCAATAATCCAAGCAGTTTAGATTATGCTATCAGAAGTAGATTTGAAGAAGAAATTGAATTCAAATTACCTAATGATGAAGAAAGATTAGCAATTCTAAAAAATAATCTCAAAACAATGCCATTAGATTATGAACTTAATTTAGAAAAAATTGTTAAACTTACAAAAGGATTATCCGGAAGGGACATAAAAGAAAAAATATTAAAAACAGCACTGCACAATGCAATAGCTAATGATTCTGATTTAATAACAATGAAAAACATTAATTATTCATTCGAATCAACAAAAATCAAAAATAAAGATATTAAAGGAATGTTTGAATAACCAAACATTCAAATTTAATCAAAAATATATTCACAAGCTGCAAGAACTTCTTCATTGTCTTCCTTAGCGGCTTTCTTAACTTTTTTAGAAATATCATAAAATATTTTATTAACAATAGAATTTGTTAAATTATCTAAAATTTTAGCACTGTCATCTACATCAGACAACTTACCAATAGCTTTTTGTACTTCACGTTGTCTTATATCCTCCATAGAGGTTCTTAAATTACCAAGTAACTCATCAACATCCATCATTTTGAAGGATTCTTTAAGTAAAATGAACTCTTCATTTATGATATTTTCAGCTTCACCAAATTCCTTTTTTCTAAGACGAGTATTTTCATCAGCAATTTCCCTTAAGTCATCAATGTTGAATGCTTTAACCCCTAATTCTAAAACATCATCAGAGATATCACGAGGATTTGCAATATCCACCATCATAACATCTTCATAATCCATATCAATTCCTAAAAGACGTTCTTTATTAATAATTGCATGAGGAGCACTAGTAGCACTAATAACCAAATCAGCAGCAGCTAAGTATTTTTCCAAATCATTAAATAAAATAGCTTCCCCACCAAGGTCTTTTGCAAGCTCAACAGCAACGTAAAAAGTACGATTTGCAACAAAAATAGCATTCAAATCTTTTTCAGCAAGTGCTTTAGCAACCAATTTACCCATTTTTCCAGCACCAATTACCAAAACAGACTTGTCATCCAAAGAACCAATATATTTTTCAGCCAAATCAATAGCTGCAGAACCAATAGAAACAGAACCCTTATTAATATTGGTTTTATTTCTAACAACCTGACCAACATGAATAGATTTAGTAAAAATTAAATCAAGAACCTTACCACAATGATGATTTTTCATTGCATTATGTTTTGCATCCTTAACTTGACCTAAAATCTGGTCTTCACCAACAATCATTGATTCCAAACCAGAAGTCATACGTAACAAATGCATAACTGCAGACTGACCATAATCAATTACAATGCTTCTATTCTCATGAGACAATAATTCTTCATCCTCAGGAATATTGTTATTATGAAGATAATATTCTTTCCTGTTGCATGTACTAATCTCAATATATTCACCTATTGAATATTTTTCTTGTAATTTAGTAAATAATTCATCAATATCCTTTGAAATAACTTCCATTGATTGAATATCTGCTAATTTATGATCAACTCTTAAATTTAGTATCAATCTAATCCCCTTATTAAATTATCAATGTACTCTTTAGCTCCATCAATATTCCCATCTTTAATCAAAACATTAATATTTTCATCTTCAAAAATTTCATAAAGATACTTTCTTCTCACTTTCTGGTCTTTAACACTTTTTTTCAAAATGCTTCGAGCATAATCCTGAAGCTCAATTTCCATAATATCTTCTTCAGTGATTATTGATTGTATCTTTTTTCTAAGTTGGCGAGCCATTAATGGACTTTTACCACCTGTAAAAATAGAAATTTCAATTTCACCAATATTAAAACTTGTAGGGACAATTATATCCCCATCTTGTGGAAAATCTGCCCTATTAATAAGTTTGTCATCGGCAATTCCACAGACATAATTAGATAAATCCCTATCTCCACTGGCAATGACAACCAAATCAGACCATTTGACCAATTCATCAACATCATCAACAGAACATAAAATCGCTCCCTTAGATATCAAATCATGAGATATATCACTTCCAGCCAATTTGACATTAGCCCCATGGTCTAAAAATTTATTTGCACGTCTGGTTGCAACTTCACCAGTGCCTAAAATAAAAACATTTAAATCAAATGTTTTTAAGTAAAGAGAAGTCCAATCCATTTTAATCAGAATTCTCAAGAGATCTTGCATGTAAAACTTTTACAGCTGCTCTCAAATCATCATTGCATTCAGTTAAAACATTCATAGCTTCAAGTTTTGTTACATTGAATGTTTCAGCCAATGCCTCAGCTTTTTCATCAGGAGCGGGTTTTTTAACACCAACCAATCTTTCAGATAATTCTTTTTTCAAGTCCAAATATTCATCATGACTCATTCCCATACTTTTTAAAGTCATGTCTCTTAATGGGCAAGGCTTAGATGGTTTACAACACCATACAAGTGAACCGAAACAGGTCCCTGCTCCTTCACCTAACCTTGTCTCTTTAGCAAACTGAGTTTTAATATCAACATACTCTCTAGGAGTTAAATTAACTTCCTGTAATGCGTTTAAAACTGGGCACGGTTTTACTGGAGGACAACAAAAAGCAAGCCCCCTAACATCTCCACCCCTACAAATATGAGATGGTGCATCTTCCCAAGTCATAATAAACCTCCAAAAAATTCATTCATCATTGTAAATTATCATTAAAAATAATTATAAAATAATAATATAATTTATTTTAACAATGAATATATAATCTTTTTTATAATAGAATAGTATTTTTAACAATGAATAAATTTTTAATATTATAACTACCAAACTAACTATAGATTTTTATGAAGGAAATAGTAACAATCGAAGATATAACCATCACATTAGAAAGAAAAAATATCAAAAATATGTATCTTCGAGTCATACCTCCAAAAGGAAATGTAAAAGTTTCAGTTCCATTATTTTTACCTGATGAAGAATTAGCTAAATTCATTAAATCACGAAAAGATTGGATTTTGAAAAAACAGAAATATATTTTAGATAACAACATCAATGCTCCTTTAAAATTCACAACAGGTGAGAAACATTACTTATGGGGCAATGAATACACATTACAACTAATTAAAAACAATGTAAAACACGTTTTAGTTGATGAAGAAAAATCAATGATGTATTTACCAGTGCCGCCAAGAAGTTCAATAGCTACAAGAGAGAAAATATTAGTGGATTTTTATAGAAAAGAACTGAAAAAGGCAATTCCAGAAGTTTTAGATAAATGTAGTGCAATCGTTGGGGAAAAACCATCAGAAATTAAAGTAAGAAAAATGAAAAATTGGGGAAATTGCAGACAGGACAGGAGAATAACTTTAAATATAAATCTAGCAAAGAAAGCACCAAAATGCTTAGAATATGTGATGATACATGAATTATGCCATCTAATAGAATTTAACCATGGAAAAAAATTTAAAAAATTAATGGACACATTTTGTCCAGATTGGAAAAAAATAAAAAAAGAATTGAATGAATAAGAAGAATTATCTATTTTCTTTAAGCATATCTTCTTTTTCATCTGCAGTTAATTTATCAACTATTTCTTCAGGAGTACCAATATCCAAGAGTTTACCTCCCCTCATTAAAGCAGCCCTGTCACAAACATCTAAAACAAAGTCCATATCGTGAGAAATGATAACAAATGTTTGTTCTAATTCAGTACGTGCTTTTAAAATGGAATCAGTTACAATAACACGAGTAATTGGATCCATAGTACCTGTTGGTTCATCTAACACAATTAAATTAGGTTCTTTA harbors:
- a CDS encoding bifunctional precorrin-2 dehydrogenase/sirohydrochlorin ferrochelatase produces the protein MDWTSLYLKTFDLNVFILGTGEVATRRANKFLDHGANVKLAGSDISHDLISKGAILCSVDDVDELVKWSDLVVIASGDRDLSNYVCGIADDKLINRADFPQDGDIIVPTSFNIGEIEISIFTGGKSPLMARQLRKKIQSIITEEDIMEIELQDYARSILKKSVKDQKVRRKYLYEIFEDENINVLIKDGNIDGAKEYIDNLIRGLD
- a CDS encoding AAA family ATPase produces the protein MKNDNKKAEIKTTNQKQQLQKTEDKECAECVILKPVGYPFEFALMDEHIEITNKELFEEYAREQWLGLVVKEKSHLFDQKIIPDYGFEVIKAKPDNSIISETTRIKLIADELENKKDKKPFKSNILISDIVGQVNAKNKLKVIRKYLENPEKFGPWAPKNILFYGLPGTGKTMLVKALANELEVPLHLIKATSLIGDHVGDGASKIHDLFKKASENSPSIIFIDEIDAVALHRSFQSLRGDVSEIVNSLLTEMDGISENEYVITIGATNNPSSLDYAIRSRFEEEIEFKLPNDEERLAILKNNLKTMPLDYELNLEKIVKLTKGLSGRDIKEKILKTALHNAIANDSDLITMKNINYSFESTKIKNKDIKGMFE
- a CDS encoding metallophosphoesterase; this encodes MSFRTRRILFITPFYMIFQFFLLKYLLMLFGGVSDVYLIILAVVIGLLHFIPMFFESKKSTVVRRFLTTIDGVWMWTSLMLLIDIVVIYTLGMFVKLPFEIILGLILIVPILAIYNFYNAHKLVINEKTLKLDNIERDIDIVHLSDVHFGSVRHKKLIQSLANKLKDLENTCELAIISGDFADGSSVVEKDDFLALKDVNMPIIFTPENHDFYPGIDSVITTCKNAGIIVLDNERKEFGDLSIFGLTFSFGDRSAPT
- the hemA gene encoding glutamyl-tRNA reductase, with amino-acid sequence MILNLRVDHKLADIQSMEVISKDIDELFTKLQEKYSIGEYIEISTCNRKEYYLHNNNIPEDEELLSHENRSIVIDYGQSAVMHLLRMTSGLESMIVGEDQILGQVKDAKHNAMKNHHCGKVLDLIFTKSIHVGQVVRNKTNINKGSVSIGSAAIDLAEKYIGSLDDKSVLVIGAGKMGKLVAKALAEKDLNAIFVANRTFYVAVELAKDLGGEAILFNDLEKYLAAADLVISATSAPHAIINKERLLGIDMDYEDVMMVDIANPRDISDDVLELGVKAFNIDDLREIADENTRLRKKEFGEAENIINEEFILLKESFKMMDVDELLGNLRTSMEDIRQREVQKAIGKLSDVDDSAKILDNLTNSIVNKIFYDISKKVKKAAKEDNEEVLAACEYIFD
- a CDS encoding methanogenesis marker 9 domain-containing protein translates to MTWEDAPSHICRGGDVRGLAFCCPPVKPCPVLNALQEVNLTPREYVDIKTQFAKETRLGEGAGTCFGSLVWCCKPSKPCPLRDMTLKSMGMSHDEYLDLKKELSERLVGVKKPAPDEKAEALAETFNVTKLEAMNVLTECNDDLRAAVKVLHARSLENSD
- a CDS encoding M48 family metallopeptidase, whose protein sequence is MKEIVTIEDITITLERKNIKNMYLRVIPPKGNVKVSVPLFLPDEELAKFIKSRKDWILKKQKYILDNNINAPLKFTTGEKHYLWGNEYTLQLIKNNVKHVLVDEEKSMMYLPVPPRSSIATREKILVDFYRKELKKAIPEVLDKCSAIVGEKPSEIKVRKMKNWGNCRQDRRITLNINLAKKAPKCLEYVMIHELCHLIEFNHGKKFKKLMDTFCPDWKKIKKELNE